The Aeromonas jandaei genomic interval GCGCTCAACCCCGTCTGGGCGGTGCGCTTCTTTGTCCAGTACCAGACCACCTCCTTCTTTGCCCTCGGCGCCGTGGTGCTGGCCATCACCGGGGTAGAGGCGCTCTACGCGGATATGGGCCACTTTGGCAAAAATCCCATTCGCCTCGCCTGGTTTATCGTGGTGTTGCCCTCGCTGGTGCTCAACTACTTCGGTCAGGGTGCGCTGCTGCTGAGTAACCCCGCCGCCATTGCCAACCCCTTCTTCCTGCTCGCGCCGAAATGGGCGCTGGTGCCGCTGCTGCTGCTGGCGACCATGGCGACGGTGATCGCCTCCCAGGCGGTGATCTCCGGGGTCTTTTCGCTGACCCGGCAGGCGGTGCGCCTCGGTTATCTCTCCCCCATCCGCATCGTTCACACCTCCGAGCAGGAGTCCGGCCAGATCTATATTCCGGTCATCAACTGGATGCTCTATATCTCGGTGGTGATCGTCATCATGAGCTTCGAGCACTCCAGCAATCTGGCGGCGGCCTACGGCATCGCGGTGACCGGCACCATGGTGCTTACCTCCATCCTCTCTTGCTCGGTGGCCAAGAACAGCTGGCACTGGAACAAGTATCTGGTGGCCATCCTGTTTGCCGCGCTGCTCTGTATCGACGTGCCGCTCTTTGCCGCCAACCTCGCCAAGATCTTCTCCGGTGGCTGGCTGCCGCTCACTCTGGGCGCGGTGATGTTCACCGTGATGACCAGCTGGAAGAGCGAGCGTTTCCAGCTTATTCGTCGCCTGAACGAACACGGCAACTCGCTGGAGCCGATGATCGCCTCGCTGGAAAAATCCCCGCCGACCCGGGTGGCCGGCACTGCGGTCTATATGTCGCGGGTGGTCAATGTGATCCCTCATGCGCTGCTGCACAACCTCAAGCACAACAAGGTGCTGCACGAGCGGATCATCCTGCTCACCCTGCGGGTGGAGGATGTCCCCTACGTCCACAATGTGCGCCGGGTCTG includes:
- the kup gene encoding low affinity potassium transporter Kup encodes the protein MNCDKQQAMSGVMLAAIGVVYGDIGTSPLYTLRECLSGQFGFGVEPASILGFLSLIFWLLILVVSVKYLSFVMRADNAGEGGILTLMSLATRNASTRWTPLLIILGLIGGSFFYGEVVITPAMSVMSAIEGLSILTPALDPYIVTLSVLVLTMLFAIQKHGTAMVGKLFAPIMLIWFMTLAVLGLRGIIHNPEVLGALNPVWAVRFFVQYQTTSFFALGAVVLAITGVEALYADMGHFGKNPIRLAWFIVVLPSLVLNYFGQGALLLSNPAAIANPFFLLAPKWALVPLLLLATMATVIASQAVISGVFSLTRQAVRLGYLSPIRIVHTSEQESGQIYIPVINWMLYISVVIVIMSFEHSSNLAAAYGIAVTGTMVLTSILSCSVAKNSWHWNKYLVAILFAALLCIDVPLFAANLAKIFSGGWLPLTLGAVMFTVMTSWKSERFQLIRRLNEHGNSLEPMIASLEKSPPTRVAGTAVYMSRVVNVIPHALLHNLKHNKVLHERIILLTLRVEDVPYVHNVRRVCIEQLSPTFWRVVASYGWRETPNVEEIFHRCNAEGLSCRMMETSFFMAHESLIMKDRPWYLYLRGKLFMLLQRNALRAPDQFEIPPNRVIELGSQVDI